One Planktothrix sp. FACHB-1365 genomic window carries:
- a CDS encoding DUF6629 family protein, which translates to MCFSATASFTASLSLSVLGIATLTQTTSKNQILLASFPLLFATQQFLEGMVWLNLDHQSSLLYSIGAYGFLSFATGVWLILCPVSVYLLEKDPLRQKVILTLTIIGLGLGIYLLSCVIREEVLATNYSGNLLYHLNLIYDFKFISFYEICKYLYLLVISLPFLISSQRLLMLFGILLILSFILADSFYQTTFISVWCFFAAALSSSLWVIFLDWKTYSPELKN; encoded by the coding sequence ATGTGCTTTTCAGCAACGGCAAGTTTTACCGCCAGTCTCTCCTTATCGGTGTTAGGAATTGCGACACTAACACAAACGACCTCAAAAAATCAGATTTTATTAGCTTCTTTTCCGTTATTATTTGCAACTCAGCAATTTCTGGAGGGAATGGTCTGGTTAAATTTAGATCATCAATCATCTCTTCTATATTCTATAGGAGCCTATGGTTTTTTAAGCTTTGCTACAGGAGTTTGGTTAATTTTATGCCCGGTTTCTGTGTATTTATTAGAAAAAGATCCCCTTCGCCAAAAAGTAATTTTAACGTTGACAATCATCGGATTAGGTTTAGGAATTTATCTTCTGAGTTGTGTAATTCGAGAAGAAGTTTTGGCTACTAATTATTCAGGCAATTTATTGTATCATCTTAATTTAATATATGATTTTAAGTTTATCTCTTTTTATGAGATTTGTAAATATTTGTATTTGCTAGTGATAAGTCTTCCCTTTTTGATCTCAAGCCAACGGTTATTAATGCTATTTGGCATTTTGCTTATTCTTTCTTTTATTTTGGCGGATAGCTTTTATCAAACTACTTTTATTTCAGTGTGGTGTTTCTTTGCCGCCGCTCTTAGTAGTAGTTTATGGGTCATCTTTCTTGACTGGAAAACATATAGCCCAGAACTTAAAAATTAA
- a CDS encoding type II toxin-antitoxin system VapC family toxin, with translation MSLWVLDTDHITLFENQHPLVIERVMATDPDEITVTIITVEEQMKGWLNAIQQSSQSNRLIWGYKGLQDGLKFFQTIQVLDFDQDAYNCYIELVRQKIRIGTRDLRIAATVISKNGILVTRNRQDFERVPGLRFEDWSKD, from the coding sequence GTGAGTTTGTGGGTACTAGATACAGATCATATAACACTTTTTGAAAATCAACATCCTCTAGTTATAGAGCGTGTTATGGCAACTGATCCTGACGAGATTACTGTTACTATTATTACAGTAGAAGAACAAATGAAAGGATGGTTAAATGCAATTCAGCAATCTTCTCAATCTAATCGATTAATTTGGGGGTATAAAGGTTTACAAGATGGATTAAAGTTCTTTCAAACAATTCAAGTATTAGATTTTGATCAGGATGCTTACAATTGCTATATAGAGTTAGTCCGTCAAAAAATTAGAATTGGTACAAGAGATTTACGCATTGCTGCAACTGTAATTTCTAAAAATGGAATTTTAGTAACACGCAATCGACAGGATTTTGAACGAGTTCCTGGGTTGAGGTTTGAAGATTGGAGTAAAGATTAA
- the tnpB gene encoding IS200/IS605 family element RNA-guided endonuclease TnpB — protein MFTALKVRLYPTEEQRIQLSKEFGCARFVYNHFLAEWNNTYQNTGQGLSYVKCANQLPGLKQEKPWLTEVASQVLQQSLKNLDKAFKNFFQGIGKHPRFKSKHRKQSVTYPQAFKLTQSTIKLPKLGEVKVKFHRPIKGKVKSITVSMTPGGQYFASLRIEIAGEYPETSTQGKVIGIDLGLDSLIVTSDGEKIKPPKFYRKYERKLAKYQKRLSRKLKGSQNRKKARIKVAKVHNKIANCRSDSHHKLSRKLVDENQVIVFEDLNIKGMSKNHCLAKSITDATWGMLQTLTEYKAQEQGKVVVFVDRGFPSSKTCNCCGHKMKSMPLQIRIWECPKCGKLHDRDINAACNLRDYFLASGSGVLASGDEVRPISNLVLGEAFVREGGSPRHK, from the coding sequence ATGTTCACCGCTTTAAAAGTCCGATTGTATCCCACAGAAGAACAGCGTATCCAACTCTCCAAAGAGTTTGGGTGCGCTCGATTCGTGTACAATCACTTTTTGGCGGAGTGGAACAATACTTATCAAAACACAGGTCAGGGGTTAAGTTATGTCAAATGCGCCAATCAATTACCCGGACTCAAACAGGAAAAACCCTGGTTAACTGAAGTAGCAAGTCAAGTTCTTCAACAATCCCTAAAGAATTTAGATAAAGCTTTTAAAAACTTCTTTCAAGGAATCGGGAAGCATCCTAGATTTAAGTCAAAACATCGTAAACAATCCGTAACCTATCCCCAGGCATTTAAGCTAACCCAATCAACAATTAAACTTCCTAAGTTAGGTGAAGTTAAAGTTAAATTTCACCGACCTATCAAAGGAAAAGTGAAATCAATTACCGTCTCTATGACGCCTGGTGGTCAGTATTTTGCTTCCTTGAGAATTGAGATAGCTGGAGAATACCCAGAAACCTCAACCCAGGGAAAAGTAATTGGTATTGATTTAGGCTTAGATTCGCTAATTGTAACTTCTGATGGGGAGAAAATTAAACCTCCCAAATTCTATCGGAAGTATGAACGGAAACTAGCTAAATACCAAAAACGCCTCTCTCGAAAACTCAAAGGCAGTCAAAACCGGAAAAAAGCTAGGATTAAAGTCGCTAAAGTTCACAATAAAATTGCTAATTGTCGATCAGATTCTCATCATAAACTTTCCCGCAAGTTAGTAGACGAAAATCAAGTCATCGTGTTTGAGGATCTGAATATTAAAGGCATGAGTAAGAACCATTGTTTAGCTAAATCAATAACGGATGCTACTTGGGGAATGTTACAAACATTAACTGAGTATAAAGCCCAAGAACAAGGCAAGGTTGTTGTTTTTGTAGATCGAGGGTTTCCCAGTTCTAAAACCTGTAATTGTTGTGGGCATAAAATGAAGTCTATGCCCTTACAAATCAGAATTTGGGAATGCCCGAAATGCGGAAAGCTGCATGATCGAGATATCAATGCAGCGTGTAATTTGCGGGACTATTTTTTAGCGTCAGGAAGTGGCGTTTTAGCCTCTGGAGATGAAGTAAGACCAATCTCAAACTTGGTTTTGGGGGAGGCATTTGTCCGCGAAGGAGGAAGCCCACGCCATAAGTGA
- a CDS encoding 3'(2'),5'-bisphosphate nucleotidase, giving the protein MSYEQEKQIAIAATLAAGKLCEKVRRSIPPAMEKSDKSPVTVADYGSQAIICKALAEVFPNDPVVGEEDATELQTPEMAENLAKITQYVQEIIPDATSEQVTDWINKGNGKVGNRFWTLDPIDGTKGFLRQDQYAIALALIEDGEVKVGVMGCPAYPVENHEPGALFVAVRGQGATMIILATGEEIPIQVVPENDIENLRFVGSVEASHGDIDRQDAVAKAVGIIAPAIKMDSQAKYGAVASGKAALYLRLPSPKTPNYRENIWDHAAGAIVVEEAGGRVSDMFGKPLDFASNPKMLDNRGILVSNGIIHDTVLSVLTQ; this is encoded by the coding sequence ATGTCTTACGAACAAGAAAAGCAAATTGCAATTGCAGCGACATTAGCGGCTGGAAAACTATGTGAAAAAGTGCGCCGCAGTATCCCGCCTGCGATGGAGAAAAGTGATAAAAGTCCGGTGACAGTTGCTGATTATGGTTCTCAAGCCATTATTTGTAAAGCACTAGCAGAAGTCTTTCCCAATGATCCCGTTGTCGGGGAAGAAGATGCAACGGAATTGCAAACTCCAGAAATGGCAGAAAATTTAGCAAAAATTACCCAATATGTACAAGAAATTATTCCTGATGCCACCTCAGAACAAGTCACAGATTGGATTAATAAAGGAAATGGAAAAGTTGGAAATCGCTTTTGGACATTAGATCCCATTGATGGCACAAAAGGATTTTTAAGACAAGATCAATATGCCATTGCTTTAGCTTTAATTGAAGATGGGGAAGTTAAAGTTGGGGTGATGGGATGTCCGGCTTATCCGGTGGAAAATCATGAACCGGGAGCTTTATTTGTGGCGGTGCGAGGACAAGGCGCAACGATGATAATTTTGGCAACGGGTGAAGAAATTCCGATTCAAGTTGTGCCGGAAAATGATATCGAAAATCTTCGGTTTGTGGGCAGTGTTGAAGCCAGTCATGGAGATATTGATCGTCAGGATGCTGTAGCAAAAGCAGTCGGAATTATTGCTCCGGCGATTAAAATGGATTCTCAGGCCAAATATGGGGCGGTTGCTTCTGGAAAAGCGGCGTTATATTTGCGACTTCCTTCTCCTAAAACTCCTAATTATCGAGAGAATATTTGGGATCATGCGGCGGGAGCAATTGTTGTTGAAGAAGCGGGAGGACGAGTTAGTGATATGTTTGGTAAACCTTTAGATTTTGCCTCTAATCCTAAAATGTTAGATAATCGTGGTATTTTAGTTAGTAATGGCATTATTCATGATACGGTTTTATCGGTATTGACTCAATAA
- the rsmD gene encoding 16S rRNA (guanine(966)-N(2))-methyltransferase RsmD, translating into MSLRISGNRLIKTLPGEETRPTLARVREAVFNIWQGQIEGCRWLDLCTGSGSMGAEALGRGASVVIGIEQHRKACQVIQENWQKIADSSQQFQVIRGDILGKLKTLSGQQFDCIYFDPPYDSNLYQPTLEAIAQYQLLSAEGEIAVEHHPHRWQIQPITGLEICREKIYGNCALTFYCLK; encoded by the coding sequence TTGAGTTTAAGAATTTCTGGAAATCGCTTAATTAAAACTTTACCAGGGGAAGAAACACGCCCCACATTAGCGCGGGTTAGAGAAGCGGTTTTTAATATTTGGCAGGGTCAAATAGAAGGCTGTCGCTGGTTAGATTTATGTACGGGTAGTGGTTCAATGGGAGCCGAAGCATTAGGCCGGGGAGCATCAGTTGTGATTGGGATAGAACAACATAGAAAAGCTTGTCAAGTGATTCAAGAAAATTGGCAAAAAATTGCCGATTCTTCCCAACAGTTTCAAGTTATACGAGGGGATATTTTAGGAAAGTTAAAAACTTTATCTGGGCAACAATTTGATTGTATTTATTTTGATCCGCCCTATGATAGTAATCTTTATCAACCCACCTTAGAGGCGATCGCCCAATATCAACTACTATCTGCGGAGGGAGAGATTGCCGTTGAGCATCATCCCCATCGTTGGCAAATTCAACCTATTACGGGGTTAGAAATTTGTCGAGAAAAAATCTATGGAAATTGTGCTTTAACGTTTTATTGTTTAAAATAA
- a CDS encoding precorrin-8X methylmutase, which produces MEWHITDAQSLGIIDDEIGDHVFSPAEYEIVRRVIYATADFEYKSLVRFSDQALQGGAAALAARTTIVVDVPMVQVGITPRILSTFANPVYCSMEAVTRPQREKTRSAWGIETLAKRYPEAIFVIGQEQTALSAIVDLIEADEIKPALVIATPSGFVGADVAKSRLNDSMVPHVRIDGRKGSAVVAVALVDALVDLAWQAYGREGNGS; this is translated from the coding sequence ATGGAATGGCATATTACCGATGCCCAGAGTTTAGGAATTATTGATGACGAAATTGGCGATCATGTATTTTCGCCAGCCGAATACGAAATTGTTCGTCGGGTGATTTATGCGACGGCGGATTTTGAATATAAAAGTTTAGTTCGTTTTTCTGACCAAGCGTTACAAGGGGGGGCGGCGGCTTTAGCGGCTCGGACAACGATTGTCGTTGATGTGCCAATGGTACAGGTGGGGATTACTCCCCGCATTCTTTCGACTTTTGCGAATCCTGTTTATTGTTCGATGGAGGCGGTAACACGACCCCAACGAGAAAAAACCCGCTCGGCTTGGGGGATTGAAACCTTGGCAAAGCGCTATCCTGAAGCGATTTTTGTTATTGGTCAAGAACAAACAGCCCTTTCTGCCATTGTCGATTTAATTGAAGCGGATGAGATTAAACCGGCTTTAGTGATTGCCACTCCTTCTGGTTTTGTCGGGGCTGATGTCGCCAAGTCCCGTTTAAATGATTCGATGGTTCCCCATGTTCGTATTGACGGACGCAAGGGTAGTGCAGTTGTGGCGGTGGCCTTAGTCGATGCCTTAGTTGATCTGGCTTGGCAAGCCTATGGTCGAGAAGGCAATGGCAGTTAG
- the dnaG gene encoding DNA primase, with product MLTPRIHPDTIEDVKERADIYDVVSEKVVLKRRGKDFVGLCPFHEEKTPSFTVSPTKQMFYCFGCGAAGNSLKFIMDLEKRSFSEVVLELAKRYQIPVKTLEPEKRQELQRQISLREQLYEILAIATSFYQHALRQSEGLQALDYLKLKRHIKEDTIQYFQLGYAPQGWETLYDYLVEQKHFPAELVEQAGLIVPRKTGNGYYDRFRDRLMIPIQDSQGRVIGFGGRSLGDELPKYLNSPETELFDKGNTLFALDKAKNAISKQDLAIVVEGYFDVIALHTAGIENVVASLGTALSLNQVRQLVRYTESKQIILNFDADAAGNKAAERAIGEIENLAYQGYINLRILNIPSGKDPDEFLIHNSAEDYQKLVLNSPSWIEWQIQRLLIGKNLETVAQSQQVSKVMVELLRKIDNGIQRTHYIQYCAELLSQGQSRLVPLFAKNLQTQVNKPYSDHEKQKVSSDLLPLNSERSLLEEAEVKLLRIYLHCPEYRLTIQDALEARDLQFSLAHHRFLWREITNIEEIAEKDLDSVDLILELQQVCLQENQPTKQFYHLFYLDEHTEIDIRRARLVIRSSVASIETVICQKRRDMALKLWQETDVGKEQNLAQKYYQQIDAETKWMWELKRIRDTQFDDLISVPLGGINFN from the coding sequence ATGCTGACTCCCCGAATTCATCCCGATACCATAGAGGACGTTAAGGAACGTGCTGATATTTACGATGTTGTTTCCGAGAAAGTGGTCTTGAAACGACGGGGGAAAGATTTTGTGGGGTTGTGTCCCTTTCATGAAGAAAAAACGCCGAGTTTTACCGTGAGTCCCACGAAACAAATGTTTTATTGTTTTGGATGTGGGGCGGCAGGAAATAGCCTGAAATTTATCATGGATTTGGAGAAACGTTCCTTTAGTGAGGTGGTTTTAGAGTTAGCAAAACGGTATCAAATCCCGGTAAAAACCTTAGAACCCGAAAAACGGCAGGAATTACAAAGGCAGATTTCTTTACGAGAACAATTATATGAGATTTTAGCGATCGCAACAAGTTTTTATCAACACGCTTTAAGACAATCAGAAGGATTACAAGCTTTAGATTATTTAAAATTAAAACGTCATATTAAAGAAGATACGATTCAATATTTTCAGTTAGGATACGCCCCCCAAGGATGGGAAACTCTCTATGATTATCTAGTTGAACAAAAACATTTTCCGGCGGAATTAGTCGAACAAGCGGGGTTAATTGTGCCTCGAAAAACAGGGAATGGCTATTATGATCGGTTTCGAGATCGGTTAATGATTCCCATTCAGGATAGTCAAGGGCGAGTGATTGGATTTGGAGGTCGGAGTTTAGGGGATGAACTACCCAAATATCTCAATTCTCCTGAAACAGAATTATTTGATAAAGGTAACACATTATTTGCCTTAGATAAAGCCAAAAATGCGATTAGTAAACAGGATTTAGCGATTGTTGTTGAGGGATATTTTGATGTGATCGCTTTACATACGGCTGGAATTGAGAATGTTGTAGCTTCTTTAGGAACTGCTTTAAGTTTAAATCAAGTAAGGCAGTTAGTTCGTTATACAGAATCCAAACAAATTATTCTCAATTTTGATGCGGATGCTGCGGGAAATAAAGCCGCAGAACGTGCCATTGGAGAAATTGAAAATCTGGCTTATCAAGGCTATATTAATTTACGGATTTTAAATATTCCTTCTGGGAAAGATCCTGATGAATTTTTAATTCATAATTCTGCCGAAGATTATCAAAAATTAGTCTTAAATTCTCCCTCGTGGATTGAGTGGCAAATTCAACGATTATTAATCGGAAAAAACTTGGAAACCGTTGCCCAGTCACAACAAGTTTCAAAAGTGATGGTAGAATTATTAAGAAAAATTGACAATGGCATACAACGGACTCACTATATTCAATACTGTGCTGAACTTCTCAGTCAAGGACAATCTCGATTAGTTCCTTTATTCGCTAAAAATTTACAAACCCAAGTTAATAAACCTTATTCAGATCATGAAAAACAAAAGGTATCTTCTGATTTACTTCCTCTTAATTCTGAACGCAGTTTATTAGAAGAAGCAGAAGTTAAACTACTGAGAATTTATTTACATTGTCCTGAATACCGTCTGACCATTCAGGATGCCTTAGAAGCGAGAGATTTACAGTTTAGTTTAGCCCATCATCGGTTTCTCTGGCGAGAAATTACCAACATTGAAGAAATAGCTGAAAAAGATTTAGATTCCGTTGATTTAATTTTGGAATTACAACAGGTTTGTTTACAAGAAAATCAACCAACAAAACAATTTTATCATCTCTTTTATTTGGATGAACATACAGAAATTGATATCCGTCGCGCCCGCTTAGTGATTCGCAGTTCTGTGGCTTCTATTGAAACGGTTATTTGTCAAAAAAGACGAGATATGGCTTTAAAATTATGGCAGGAAACAGATGTGGGAAAAGAGCAAAATTTGGCTCAAAAATATTATCAACAAATTGATGCAGAAACCAAATGGATGTGGGAATTAAAACGAATTCGGGATACTCAATTTGATGATTTAATTTCTGTTCCTTTAGGGGGAATTAATTTTAATTAA
- a CDS encoding helix-turn-helix domain-containing protein: MTSLDQQFNQAALHWDLDTLYTDLASAKGKRLTPMEKLHLRGLLSGFSPAEIAEQLGKNVKGVKTDLCVTLYRYVKSLVDKLDARIESWREVTEWLEEAGYKRQTPPEIPVDSLLTEKSVVNVNNIHIENHQLVVVFSLKIPTTSATSESKKYSEITENSIIAENLVN, encoded by the coding sequence ATGACTTCCCTTGATCAACAGTTCAACCAGGCTGCACTCCATTGGGACTTGGACACGCTTTATACTGACCTCGCCTCTGCTAAGGGAAAACGTCTAACTCCGATGGAAAAGCTGCATTTGCGGGGGTTGTTGTCTGGGTTTAGTCCGGCGGAAATTGCTGAACAACTGGGAAAGAACGTTAAAGGAGTGAAAACTGACCTCTGTGTGACCTTATATCGATATGTGAAAAGTTTGGTTGATAAGTTAGATGCTCGGATAGAAAGTTGGCGAGAAGTGACTGAATGGTTAGAAGAAGCCGGATATAAACGACAGACACCCCCTGAGATTCCCGTTGATAGTTTGCTGACTGAAAAAAGTGTTGTTAATGTTAATAATATTCATATTGAAAATCATCAGTTAGTTGTTGTTTTTAGTTTAAAAATCCCTACAACATCCGCTACTTCAGAATCAAAGAAATATTCAGAGATCACAGAAAACTCAATAATTGCTGAAAATTTAGTTAATTAA
- a CDS encoding TPM domain-containing protein, giving the protein MQQNWLHRLLLSLAVFALVLSTWAFAPVAHAFNNPDLLPKIQTPVIDLAGILTDVQENLLAKDIEEFETQTGWKLRVLTQFDQTPGRAVKDYWGLDDKSVLLVADERGGNILNFSVGRQVYPFLSRTFWVELQTRFGNQYFIRENGEDQSVLQSIDTIQGCLVQGGCRVVPGLPQEQWILTLITSALGGIICGIASIPRKPGQVIAWQWALIFSPLWGILFIAFGIGPVVSRTQEWLPLVRNISGFLIGFLVAYLTPVFNHSSSPEA; this is encoded by the coding sequence ATGCAACAGAATTGGCTGCACAGATTGCTTCTCTCTCTTGCTGTATTTGCTCTAGTGCTTTCGACTTGGGCATTTGCACCCGTTGCTCATGCGTTTAATAATCCTGATTTACTGCCTAAAATTCAAACCCCCGTTATTGACCTCGCCGGAATTTTGACCGACGTTCAGGAAAACCTATTAGCAAAAGATATAGAAGAGTTTGAAACCCAAACCGGATGGAAACTGAGAGTTTTAACTCAATTTGACCAAACCCCCGGTCGCGCCGTTAAAGACTATTGGGGACTGGATGATAAAAGCGTTTTATTAGTCGCCGATGAACGGGGTGGGAATATTCTCAACTTTAGCGTCGGTCGTCAGGTTTACCCGTTTCTGTCTCGGACATTTTGGGTAGAATTACAAACGCGCTTCGGAAATCAATATTTTATTCGAGAAAATGGAGAAGACCAATCGGTACTCCAATCCATTGATACGATTCAAGGCTGTTTAGTTCAAGGTGGCTGTCGAGTCGTTCCCGGACTTCCTCAAGAACAGTGGATTTTAACCTTAATTACCTCGGCTCTCGGTGGAATCATTTGTGGTATTGCCAGTATTCCCCGCAAACCTGGACAAGTGATTGCATGGCAATGGGCGTTAATCTTCTCTCCTCTGTGGGGGATTTTATTTATTGCCTTTGGAATTGGCCCTGTTGTTTCTCGTACCCAGGAATGGCTTCCCCTCGTTCGCAATATTTCTGGCTTCCTGATTGGTTTCTTAGTGGCTTATCTCACTCCGGTGTTCAATCACTCCTCCTCCCCAGAAGCTTAA
- a CDS encoding class I SAM-dependent methyltransferase — protein sequence MVAVNQPITVNDQNLIEKALLLKVKRLTSARGQLVLPCAPALLEEYMSQFNALLIALGQNFTSDELNGLRQLVERKLNEGYQASPHARLVFKYEPPNPTHGLTSGLKITVTTEVASLENKYQRWLTTREGPLFGSHPDAKLMAVVSELSDPARSPILDIGAGVGRNTLPLARKGHPVDAVELTPDFAQIIAKEAKENNLPIRVIQSNILNPALVLPANYYRLALIAEVISHFRNLEDVQTLLTKVCDAVVPGGLILFNTFITHDNYEPNNKVREMGQIQWSYLITRPEINLLLKSLPLELISDESVYEYERAHLPPEAWPPTNWFEHWSQGRDIIPIQNPPISLRWLLCRVKK from the coding sequence GTGGTAGCCGTGAATCAACCGATTACAGTCAATGATCAAAATCTAATTGAAAAAGCACTTTTGCTAAAAGTGAAACGACTGACTTCTGCACGAGGACAACTGGTGCTTCCTTGTGCCCCTGCTTTGCTAGAGGAATATATGAGTCAGTTTAACGCTTTGTTAATCGCATTGGGGCAGAACTTTACCTCAGATGAATTAAATGGGTTACGTCAGCTTGTAGAACGAAAACTCAATGAAGGATATCAAGCTTCACCCCATGCTCGTTTAGTGTTTAAATATGAACCCCCTAACCCCACCCACGGATTAACCAGTGGATTAAAAATCACGGTGACAACGGAAGTAGCCTCTTTAGAAAATAAATATCAACGCTGGTTAACCACCCGTGAAGGGCCGTTGTTTGGGTCACATCCCGATGCCAAATTAATGGCGGTCGTGTCCGAGTTATCGGACCCAGCCCGCAGTCCCATTTTAGATATTGGGGCGGGTGTAGGTCGTAATACTCTGCCTTTAGCGCGAAAAGGACATCCCGTAGATGCTGTCGAACTGACCCCAGACTTTGCTCAAATTATTGCCAAGGAAGCCAAAGAAAACAACTTACCCATTCGGGTGATTCAAAGCAATATTCTCAACCCGGCTTTAGTTTTGCCAGCTAATTATTATCGATTAGCTTTAATTGCAGAGGTGATTTCCCATTTTCGCAACTTAGAGGATGTCCAAACTCTATTAACAAAAGTGTGTGATGCAGTTGTTCCTGGGGGGTTAATTTTATTCAATACGTTTATCACCCATGACAACTATGAACCCAATAATAAAGTGCGGGAAATGGGGCAAATTCAATGGTCATACTTGATTACCCGTCCTGAAATTAATCTGCTGTTAAAAAGTTTACCCCTAGAACTGATATCCGATGAGTCAGTTTATGAATATGAACGTGCTCATCTACCCCCGGAAGCTTGGCCCCCTACCAATTGGTTTGAACATTGGTCACAGGGTCGAGATATTATCCCCATCCAAAACCCGCCCATCTCTCTGCGTTGGTTACTATGTCGGGTTAAGAAATAA
- a CDS encoding type II toxin-antitoxin system HicB family antitoxin has protein sequence MTANLIQASSPSIAKVTYPVLIQQQDEEYIVTVLGLDCKAKGSSREAALEQLLEQVNAILKQSEIVQLEIPLPKPEHPWMKFAGMYKDNPLFDEVQDYIKADREQLDAEMEEYYFQLEAKEEIK, from the coding sequence ATGACTGCCAACTTAATTCAAGCGTCATCTCCATCTATTGCCAAAGTGACTTATCCTGTGTTAATTCAACAACAGGATGAAGAATATATAGTAACAGTATTAGGTTTAGACTGTAAAGCTAAAGGTTCAAGTCGAGAAGCAGCACTAGAACAATTATTAGAACAAGTTAATGCTATTCTGAAACAAAGTGAAATTGTGCAGTTAGAAATTCCTCTACCCAAACCGGAACATCCTTGGATGAAATTTGCAGGAATGTATAAAGATAACCCACTTTTTGATGAAGTACAAGATTATATAAAAGCAGATCGAGAGCAACTTGATGCTGAAATGGAAGAATATTATTTTCAACTTGAAGCAAAGGAGGAAATAAAGTGA